One Helicobacter kayseriensis genomic region harbors:
- a CDS encoding KH domain-containing protein yields MVELFIENYAKKLATHPHSIKVEKSDRGDEVEIILFSSQEDMGKFIGKNGKMIYSLKNILSGCRVKDGKNYKIAIQPI; encoded by the coding sequence ATGGTTGAACTTTTTATTGAAAATTATGCTAAGAAATTAGCAACTCATCCTCATTCTATCAAAGTTGAAAAATCTGATAGGGGAGATGAGGTAGAGATCATTCTTTTTTCTTCTCAAGAGGATATGGGGAAGTTTATTGGGAAAAATGGAAAGATGATTTATTCACTTAAAAATATCCTTTCAGGTTGCAGAGTAAAGGATGGAAAAAATTACAAAATTGCTATTCAACCCATATGA
- the rpsP gene encoding 30S ribosomal protein S16 — MATVIRLTRMGRKKKPFYRIVVTDSRKRRDGGWIESIGIYNPLVEPAYIKINTERLAYWKSVGAKMSERVEKLSSGQ, encoded by the coding sequence ATGGCAACAGTGATTAGATTGACGAGAATGGGAAGAAAAAAGAAGCCTTTTTATCGTATTGTTGTGACAGATAGTCGCAAAAGAAGAGATGGTGGATGGATTGAATCTATCGGGATTTATAACCCTCTTGTAGAGCCTGCATATATTAAGATCAATACAGAAAGATTGGCATATTGGAAGAGTGTTGGTGCAAAAATGAGTGAGAGAGTTGAAAAGCTTTCTAGTGGGCAATAA
- a CDS encoding pyridoxal-phosphate-dependent aminotransferase family protein translates to MHLFTAGPAQTPRKILEALSLPTLHHRSEEFLTLFQSCKDKLHSLISLPHLFCLCSSGSGGMESAITSFSPRKILVLNHGKFSHRWLEIAHCFNIPSYNFEIPPYQAHNPQEVLEWLKKDPLIDCICMQSCESTGGVRQNFEAIANAVKSYNPEILVCVDGIASFAIEPIDTSHIDIFIASSQKALMLPAGLSFVFLSSYAFSLLKSKKPKSFYLALQNYILNEIAFSFPSNLFQALNLALSSINPQTNYKLIKKRFLRFVTMLAQYDIDLFPLNPSYGIIAFKDQNEQIKNQLKSKQILVSGGQGNLKNQISRIGNFGILQDFDFLFDSFESILKTR, encoded by the coding sequence ATGCATTTATTTACAGCAGGACCAGCTCAAACCCCAAGAAAGATTCTTGAAGCACTTTCATTGCCCACTCTTCATCATCGATCAGAAGAATTTTTAACACTCTTTCAATCATGCAAAGACAAACTTCACTCCCTTATTTCTCTTCCGCACCTCTTTTGTCTTTGCTCTAGCGGGAGCGGAGGAATGGAAAGTGCGATCACAAGTTTTTCTCCTCGCAAGATTCTGGTCCTCAATCATGGTAAATTTAGTCATAGATGGCTTGAAATTGCCCATTGTTTCAACATCCCCTCATACAACTTTGAAATCCCTCCATATCAAGCTCACAATCCACAAGAAGTGTTAGAGTGGCTCAAAAAAGATCCTCTAATTGATTGTATTTGTATGCAAAGCTGTGAGAGCACAGGTGGAGTCAGACAAAATTTTGAAGCAATTGCCAATGCGGTCAAATCATACAATCCCGAAATTTTGGTTTGTGTTGATGGCATCGCATCATTTGCAATAGAACCAATCGACACTTCACATATTGATATTTTTATTGCTTCCTCACAAAAAGCACTCATGCTTCCAGCTGGATTAAGCTTTGTATTTCTTAGCTCTTATGCATTTTCACTTTTGAAATCCAAAAAACCAAAATCTTTTTATTTGGCACTGCAAAATTACATCTTAAATGAAATTGCCTTTTCTTTTCCCTCCAACCTTTTTCAAGCCCTTAATCTCGCACTTTCTTCTATAAACCCTCAGACAAATTACAAACTGATCAAAAAACGCTTTCTTCGCTTTGTAACTATGCTTGCTCAATATGATATTGATCTATTTCCGCTTAATCCCTCTTATGGAATCATTGCCTTTAAAGATCAAAATGAACAGATTAAAAATCAACTCAAATCCAAACAGATTCTTGTCTCTGGTGGACAAGGCAATTTAAAAAATCAAATTTCAAGAATTGGTAATTTTGGAATTTTGCAGGATTTTGATTTTTTGTTTGATTCTTTTGAATCAATTCTGAAAACAAGATAA
- a CDS encoding peroxiredoxin, giving the protein MLVTKKAPDFTATAVLANNEIVNDFQLSKNLGKNGAVLFFWPKDFTFVCPSEIIAFDKRVKEFEQRGFSVIGVSIDSEFVHLAWKNTPVDQGGIGQVQFPMVADLTHEIARDYDVLFGNAVALRGSFLIDRNMVVRHAVINDLPLGRNVDEMIRMVDALLFFEEHGEVCPAGWNKGDKGMKASPSGVAEYLANNAEKL; this is encoded by the coding sequence ATGTTAGTTACAAAAAAAGCTCCGGATTTTACAGCGACTGCTGTTTTGGCAAATAATGAAATAGTAAATGATTTTCAACTTTCTAAAAATCTAGGAAAAAATGGTGCAGTACTTTTCTTTTGGCCAAAAGACTTTACTTTTGTTTGCCCTTCAGAGATTATTGCATTTGACAAGAGAGTAAAAGAGTTTGAGCAAAGAGGTTTTAGTGTTATTGGTGTATCTATCGATTCTGAGTTTGTTCATTTGGCGTGGAAGAATACACCTGTTGATCAAGGAGGAATTGGTCAAGTACAGTTTCCAATGGTAGCAGACTTGACTCATGAGATTGCAAGAGATTATGATGTCTTATTTGGAAATGCTGTTGCTCTAAGAGGTTCATTTTTGATTGATCGCAATATGGTTGTACGTCATGCAGTGATTAATGATCTCCCTCTTGGAAGAAATGTAGATGAAATGATCCGAATGGTAGATGCTTTGTTGTTCTTTGAAGAGCATGGAGAAGTTTGCCCAGCAGGATGGAATAAGGGAGATAAGGGAATGAAAGCAAGCCCAAGTGGAGTTGCTGAATATCTAGCAAACAATGCTGAAAAGCTTTAA